In Zea mays cultivar B73 chromosome 7, Zm-B73-REFERENCE-NAM-5.0, whole genome shotgun sequence, the following proteins share a genomic window:
- the LOC103633927 gene encoding glutathione S-transferase T3-like — MGTDWNQVMAQYGSYLSEDDATQFQNTAFAPTPEIPAQGSPAPPPVKKAPQRTKLANFTSEEDMRVCQAWLAVSCDPIVNTGQKRQGFWNRITEAYNSRRGSMPERSTKSLMNRWDSIKTQCSTFAGYMMAVLRQNPSGMTDADKTSLAATRFAAVEKKPFHFLHCWSILKDQPKWMDQHMGNQIPPPNPIGTQSNTIDLDGGEDSAPSSFTSKRPLGRDSDKEKAKKQRSENTSSTDSEYLTRMGELSLERLSVYKSVASTEEKKLEFMKKQERQKLILERKKLNLEKMKMERQKVKEETEQEVLILSMDLTKCNPLLRQYYEAKQQEILARVTGSSSSSK; from the exons ATGGGTACCGACTGGAACCAAGTTATGGCACAATATGGAAGTTACCTCTCCGAGGATGATGCCACTCAGTTTCAGAACACTGCATTTGCTCCTACGCCTGAGATACCAGCCCAGGGATCACCAGCACCACCTCCTGTGAAGAAGGCTCCTCAACGCACAAAGCTAGCAAATTTCACGTCTGAAGAGGATATGAGGGTTTGTCAAGCTTGGTTGGCTGTGAGTTGTGATCCCATTGTCAACACTGGTCAGAAGCGTCAAGGATTTTGGAATCGGATTACAGAGGCATACAACTCTCGCAGAGGATCAATGCCAGAGAGGTCTACAAAATCTCTCATGAACAGGTGGGACAGTATCAAAACTCAATGTTCTACATTTGCTGGATACATGATGGCTGTGCTTCGACAAAACCCAAGTGGCATGACTGATGCAGATAAG ACATCTCTTGCGGCTACTCGGTTTGCTGCTGTTGAAAAGAAGCCCTTCCATTTCTTACATTGTTGGTCCATATTGAAGGATCAACCAAAATGGATGGACCAGCACATGGGTAACCAGATTCCTCCACCGAACCCTATTGGAACCCAATCCAATACTATTGACTTAGATGGTGGTGAAGACTCAGCTCCATCAAGTTTTACTTCGAAGAGACCGCTTGGTCGTGATTCAGACaaggaaaaggcaaagaagcaAAGATCAGAGAACACATCATCCACTGATTCGGAGTACCTAACACGGATGGGTGAGCTTTCTTTGGAACGGTTATCTGTGTACAAATCAGTAGCTtcaactgaggagaagaagttgGAGTTCATGAAGAAACAGGAGAGGCAGAAACTCATATTAGAGAGGAAGAAGCTTAATCTAGAGAAGATGAAGATGGAACGACAAAAGGTGAAGGAGGAGACGGAACAGGAGGTACTGATATTGAGCATGGATTTGACAAAATGTAACCCCCTCCTTCGACAGTACTATGAGGCGAAACAACAGGAGATTTTGGCAAGGGTGACTGGAAGCTCGTCGTCAAGCAAGTGA